In Selenomonas dianae, a genomic segment contains:
- the ilvD gene encoding dihydroxy-acid dehydratase yields the protein MRSDVVKKGATRCAHRSLFHANGYGTEDLKKPLIGVCNSFNEIIPGHFHLNTIAEAVKLGVAAAGGTPIEFPSIGVCDGIAMGHTGMKYSLASRELIADSIEAVAMASGFDGLVLIPNCDKVVPGMLMAAARLNIPAILVSGGPMLAGRHRGRDISVSQAFEAAGMFAAGKMDVGEMTAIEEHACPSCGSCSGLFTANTMNSLTEVLGMGLPGNGTIPAPYTGERRLLAKHAGAVILDLVEKNICPRDIMTREAFENAITVDMGIGGSSNTVLHLTAIAHEAGIELPPPLFDEISRRTPYITKLSPAGTHHMQDLNEAGGITAVMKELSKKNLLHLDALTVTGTVRDRIAHAEVLDRTVIRSVENPYRPEGGLAILRGNLAPDCAVVKASAVADDMLTYRGTARCFNSEEDGVNAIMEGKIHDGDVVVIRYEGPKGGPGMQEMLNPTAVITGMGLKVGLITDGRFSGASQGACVGHISPEAMSGGPIALIEDGDMITIDIPNRKIELEISEEELNKRRVHWVQPEPKIKTGYLARYAKLTTSANEGAVLR from the coding sequence ATGCGAAGTGATGTTGTAAAAAAAGGAGCGACACGGTGTGCACATCGTTCGCTATTTCATGCAAACGGATATGGCACTGAGGATCTTAAAAAGCCGCTGATTGGTGTTTGTAACTCGTTTAACGAGATCATCCCCGGGCATTTTCATTTGAATACGATTGCGGAAGCTGTGAAACTTGGCGTGGCAGCTGCAGGTGGAACGCCGATTGAATTTCCGTCGATCGGCGTTTGTGACGGTATTGCCATGGGGCATACGGGGATGAAATACTCCCTCGCGAGCCGTGAGCTGATTGCGGACTCCATCGAAGCTGTGGCTATGGCATCGGGATTTGACGGGCTTGTTCTCATTCCGAACTGCGATAAGGTTGTACCGGGGATGCTCATGGCGGCGGCACGTCTCAATATTCCTGCGATTCTTGTCAGCGGCGGCCCCATGCTCGCCGGGCGTCATCGCGGACGCGACATCAGTGTCAGTCAGGCATTTGAGGCAGCGGGGATGTTTGCTGCCGGTAAGATGGATGTCGGTGAAATGACTGCAATTGAAGAGCACGCCTGTCCAAGCTGCGGCTCTTGCTCCGGTCTGTTCACGGCAAACACGATGAACTCCCTCACCGAGGTGCTCGGTATGGGGCTTCCCGGCAATGGTACGATTCCCGCTCCCTATACGGGTGAGCGTCGCTTGTTGGCAAAGCATGCGGGTGCGGTCATCCTTGATCTCGTTGAAAAAAACATATGCCCGCGTGATATTATGACACGTGAGGCATTTGAGAATGCGATCACAGTTGATATGGGCATCGGCGGGTCATCGAATACGGTTCTGCACCTTACGGCGATTGCACACGAGGCGGGAATTGAACTCCCACCGCCGTTATTCGATGAGATCAGCAGACGCACGCCGTATATTACGAAGCTGAGCCCGGCGGGAACACATCATATGCAGGATTTGAATGAGGCAGGCGGCATCACGGCGGTGATGAAGGAACTGTCCAAGAAGAATCTGCTGCATTTGGATGCGCTGACTGTTACGGGAACGGTTCGTGACCGCATCGCACATGCTGAGGTTCTCGATCGTACGGTGATTCGCAGTGTTGAGAATCCCTATCGTCCGGAGGGCGGTCTTGCGATCCTGCGCGGAAACCTCGCCCCCGATTGTGCCGTTGTCAAGGCATCGGCGGTTGCGGATGATATGCTCACGTATCGCGGTACAGCGCGGTGCTTTAACTCTGAGGAAGACGGTGTCAACGCCATTATGGAGGGGAAGATTCACGATGGGGATGTTGTTGTCATCCGCTACGAGGGTCCGAAGGGCGGTCCCGGTATGCAGGAGATGCTCAATCCGACGGCGGTCATCACAGGCATGGGGCTGAAGGTCGGTCTCATAACAGATGGACGATTCAGCGGCGCAAGTCAGGGAGCCTGTGTGGGACATATATCGCCTGAGGCAATGTCAGGTGGGCCGATCGCGCTGATTGAGGACGGCGATATGATTACGATTGACATTCCGAATCGCAAGATCGAACTCGAAATCAGCGAGGAAGAGCTCAATAAACGCCGTGTGCACTGGGTTCAGCCGGAACCGAAAATCAAAACCGGTTACCTTGCGCGTTATGCAAAGCTGACGACATCTGCGAATGAAGGTGCCGTTCTGCGCTAA
- a CDS encoding adenosylhomocysteinase has protein sequence MKSMIRDIALAPSGHAKIDWVKRFMPVMAAADKEYSVTKPFAGIKMVITLHLEAKTAYMATIFKHAGAEVAVTGSNPLSTQDDVAAALVEEGIHVFAWHGCTEEEYSVFLNKALDIQPDIVIDDGGDLVDMLHTTRRDLLPGLIGGSEETTTGVHRLKALERQGKLEFPMIAANDAYCKYLFDNRYGTGQSTWDGIMRTTNLVIAGKTVVIAGYGWCGKGGAMRARGLGANVIITEVDPIKAIEAVFDGFSVMPMDEAAKVGDIFLTLTGNKDILCKRHFDVMKDGAMMANSGHFDVEINIPELTAGSVSNEIVRNNIREFVQSDGRHLYLLAEGRLVNLAAGDGHPAEIMDLSFGVQFFSALHLVRHGKEMKKGVHLMPDEINVEIANIKLNSLGIRIDELSAEQKEYLGLA, from the coding sequence ATGAAATCTATGATTCGGGATATTGCACTCGCACCATCCGGTCACGCAAAGATTGATTGGGTAAAGCGTTTTATGCCGGTGATGGCCGCAGCCGATAAGGAGTATTCAGTCACAAAGCCGTTTGCCGGCATCAAGATGGTCATTACCCTGCATCTTGAGGCGAAGACTGCCTACATGGCAACGATCTTCAAGCACGCCGGAGCAGAGGTTGCCGTTACAGGCAGCAATCCTCTGTCCACACAGGACGATGTTGCGGCAGCACTTGTTGAGGAGGGCATTCATGTCTTTGCGTGGCATGGCTGCACGGAGGAAGAATATTCTGTGTTCCTTAATAAGGCACTTGATATTCAGCCGGACATTGTCATTGATGACGGCGGCGACCTGGTTGATATGCTTCATACAACAAGGCGGGATCTTCTTCCCGGACTGATTGGAGGGTCAGAGGAGACAACGACGGGGGTGCACCGTCTAAAGGCTTTGGAGCGTCAAGGAAAACTTGAGTTTCCGATGATTGCAGCAAATGACGCATATTGTAAGTATCTCTTTGACAACCGCTATGGGACGGGTCAGTCCACATGGGACGGCATCATGCGTACAACAAACCTCGTTATTGCAGGAAAAACCGTTGTTATTGCGGGCTATGGCTGGTGCGGCAAGGGCGGTGCGATGCGTGCACGTGGTCTTGGTGCGAATGTCATCATCACGGAAGTCGATCCGATCAAGGCGATTGAGGCGGTCTTTGACGGCTTCTCTGTCATGCCGATGGACGAGGCGGCAAAGGTGGGCGACATCTTCCTGACGCTCACGGGAAATAAGGATATCCTTTGCAAGCGTCACTTTGATGTGATGAAAGACGGCGCGATGATGGCGAATTCCGGTCATTTCGATGTTGAGATCAACATTCCGGAGCTGACTGCGGGTTCTGTATCGAATGAGATTGTACGTAATAATATCCGTGAGTTCGTGCAGTCGGATGGACGCCATCTGTATCTCCTCGCGGAGGGGCGTCTGGTCAATCTTGCGGCAGGTGACGGGCATCCTGCGGAGATCATGGATCTCTCGTTTGGCGTGCAATTTTTCTCAGCACTTCATCTTGTCCGCCATGGAAAAGAGATGAAGAAGGGCGTACACCTCATGCCGGATGAGATCAATGTCGAGATTGCAAACATCAAGTTGAACTCCCTTGGCATTCGGATTGATGAGCTCAGTGCAGAGCAAAAAGAATACCTCGGACTGGCATAG
- the murB gene encoding UDP-N-acetylmuramate dehydrogenase, which produces MNKEFVRICYKEFGSSCLFVDAPLRFHTTFRIGGPADLLFYPQNTEEVRKIICLAREYGEPITLLGNGSNILVRDGGIRGLVIRFSQKMAEVSREDTDLIVGAGALLRDIAVYAQKNGLSGLEFACGIPGSIGGAIFMNAGAYDDDMKSVVISVKTVSPDGEIRTYSSADLDFGYRHSVFHGRDEAICETRLHLKEDDCALILARMADLNQRRESKQPLSYPSAGSTFKRPPGYFAGTLIDQTGLKGLTVGGAQVSQKHAGFIINIGKATANDVQCLIAEIQKRVYAKHSVELFPELRVIGVP; this is translated from the coding sequence ATGAACAAGGAATTCGTTCGTATCTGTTACAAAGAATTTGGTTCATCATGTCTTTTTGTGGATGCTCCCTTACGCTTTCATACAACATTTCGGATTGGTGGACCTGCAGATCTGCTTTTTTACCCACAAAACACAGAAGAAGTACGGAAGATCATCTGTCTTGCAAGGGAATATGGTGAGCCGATTACGTTGCTCGGCAATGGCTCGAATATCCTGGTTCGTGACGGAGGTATCCGAGGGCTCGTGATACGATTCAGTCAAAAGATGGCAGAGGTATCGCGCGAAGACACGGATCTTATCGTTGGCGCGGGGGCTCTGCTTCGTGATATTGCGGTATATGCACAGAAAAATGGACTTTCGGGGCTTGAATTTGCCTGCGGGATTCCAGGGAGCATCGGCGGTGCAATTTTTATGAATGCGGGTGCTTACGATGACGATATGAAATCAGTCGTTATTTCTGTCAAAACGGTTTCTCCGGATGGTGAGATACGGACGTATTCTTCCGCAGATCTTGATTTTGGCTATCGTCACAGTGTATTTCATGGGCGCGATGAAGCGATTTGTGAAACACGACTGCATTTGAAAGAAGATGATTGTGCACTGATTCTGGCACGCATGGCGGATTTGAATCAGCGCCGTGAAAGTAAGCAGCCACTGTCATATCCGAGTGCAGGGAGTACGTTCAAGCGCCCTCCAGGCTATTTTGCCGGAACATTGATCGATCAGACGGGATTAAAGGGGCTTACGGTCGGTGGCGCACAAGTTTCGCAGAAACACGCAGGATTCATTATCAACATAGGAAAAGCGACGGCAAATGATGTTCAGTGCCTGATTGCAGAAATTCAAAAACGAGTCTATGCAAAACATTCTGTTGAACTTTTTCCTGAGTTACGCGTGATAGGAGTACCTTGA
- a CDS encoding cob(I)yrinic acid a,c-diamide adenosyltransferase, producing MIQVYTGNGKGKTTAAIGLAIRALGAGYRVFMMQFMKSFAYSEQQILRKMPNMTIETSGKPFFVAEEGMMDEKARELLGDDVVIFPKGNPPADYVSLLTFGFDRVMEVISKKEAELVILDEVNIALSFDLLQRVQMEKLMEILPVQMELVCTGRNAPKWLLDRADLITEMKEVRHYYEQGLPARKGIEN from the coding sequence ATGATTCAGGTATATACCGGGAACGGCAAGGGAAAGACAACTGCCGCAATCGGTCTTGCAATACGCGCCCTTGGTGCGGGATACCGCGTGTTCATGATGCAGTTCATGAAAAGCTTTGCTTATAGTGAGCAACAGATTTTACGTAAGATGCCGAACATGACCATAGAAACCAGTGGAAAACCATTCTTTGTCGCAGAAGAGGGGATGATGGATGAAAAAGCACGGGAACTGCTGGGCGATGATGTTGTTATCTTTCCCAAGGGAAATCCTCCGGCAGATTATGTTTCCTTGCTAACATTCGGATTTGATCGAGTGATGGAGGTCATATCAAAAAAAGAAGCGGAGCTTGTCATTCTGGATGAGGTCAATATTGCGCTTTCGTTTGATCTCTTGCAGAGAGTGCAGATGGAGAAACTGATGGAAATCCTTCCCGTGCAAATGGAACTCGTCTGCACAGGCAGAAATGCACCTAAATGGCTTCTTGACCGTGCAGATCTTATCACAGAAATGAAGGAAGTACGTCACTACTACGAACAGGGGCTTCCTGCGCGTAAGGGAATTGAAAATTAA
- a CDS encoding polyribonucleotide nucleotidyltransferase, with the protein MQCFEIELGGRKLTIEQGKMAKQANGAVLVRYGDTVVLVTATASSAPREGVDFFPLTVDYEEKMYAAGKIPGGFIKREGRPSSDAVLCARLIDRPIRPLFPEGFRNDVQIVATVLCVEQDNPPEIAAMIGASCALSVSDIPFMGPIAGVRVGYVDGEFVINPTEQQRAVSELNLTVAGSYDAVMMVEAGANELSEEVVLDAILFGHAEIRRLVEFQQMIQSSCGKEKQTPAIFTVSEELESKVRAYSEERLDAATRNSDKLMRDADIAAIKAETIEHFVEEYPEAAKEISQILYKIEKGIVRHMITHEKIRPDGRALDEVRPVSCEIGILPRAHGSGLFTRGQTQVLTVTTLGSIGDEQIIDGLGPETTKHYLHHYNFPGYSVGEARPMRSPGRREIGHGALAERALFPMIPSIEDFPYTIRLVSEILESNGSSSMGSVCGSTLSLMCAGVPIKRPVSGVAMGLVRDGDDYSILTDIQGMEDALGDMDFKVAGTAKGITAIQMDIKIAGITRDILASALAQAKQGRAFILEKMLACIDKPAAELSPYAPRVEVITIDVDKIRDVIGTGGKVVRKIIDETGVDVDIHEDGNIFITSPNMEAMDRARKMIEDIVREVEVGEVYTGRVTRFLKFGAFVELLPGKEGLCHISQLAKHRVENVEDVVKIGDQLEVKVVEIDDKGRINVSHKALL; encoded by the coding sequence ATGCAATGTTTCGAAATTGAGCTGGGCGGACGAAAACTTACCATAGAGCAGGGAAAGATGGCAAAGCAGGCGAACGGTGCTGTCTTGGTTCGTTATGGAGATACCGTTGTCTTGGTGACAGCAACTGCTTCAAGTGCGCCGCGTGAAGGAGTCGATTTTTTTCCTCTGACCGTGGACTATGAGGAAAAGATGTATGCGGCAGGGAAGATTCCTGGCGGCTTTATCAAGCGTGAGGGGCGTCCGAGCAGCGATGCTGTGCTCTGTGCGCGTCTCATTGACCGTCCTATCCGACCTCTTTTCCCCGAAGGTTTTCGGAATGATGTCCAGATCGTTGCGACCGTATTGTGTGTTGAACAGGACAATCCTCCGGAAATTGCTGCGATGATCGGTGCTTCTTGTGCGCTCTCTGTATCAGATATTCCTTTTATGGGACCGATTGCCGGCGTGCGTGTTGGCTATGTTGATGGGGAATTTGTCATCAACCCGACGGAGCAGCAGCGTGCAGTATCGGAACTCAACCTTACCGTTGCCGGGTCATACGATGCTGTGATGATGGTGGAGGCGGGAGCAAATGAGCTTTCCGAAGAGGTTGTGTTGGACGCGATCTTATTTGGTCATGCTGAAATCCGCCGCCTTGTTGAGTTTCAGCAGATGATTCAGAGTTCATGCGGCAAGGAGAAACAGACCCCTGCCATCTTTACGGTGTCGGAGGAACTCGAATCCAAGGTGCGTGCGTATTCGGAGGAACGTCTTGATGCGGCAACGCGGAACAGTGACAAGCTCATGCGTGATGCTGATATTGCCGCGATTAAAGCGGAGACGATCGAGCATTTCGTCGAGGAATATCCGGAAGCTGCGAAGGAGATCTCACAGATCCTCTACAAGATTGAAAAGGGCATTGTCCGCCATATGATTACGCATGAAAAAATTCGCCCGGATGGACGTGCGTTGGATGAAGTGCGACCTGTCAGCTGCGAGATCGGTATTTTGCCGCGTGCGCATGGTTCAGGGCTCTTCACCAGAGGGCAGACACAGGTACTCACTGTCACAACGCTTGGTTCGATTGGAGACGAGCAGATTATTGACGGGCTTGGACCGGAAACAACGAAACACTATTTGCATCACTATAACTTCCCAGGTTACAGTGTCGGTGAGGCGCGTCCCATGCGCAGTCCCGGCAGACGCGAGATCGGGCATGGCGCACTCGCGGAACGAGCTCTTTTCCCGATGATTCCGTCGATTGAAGACTTTCCCTATACGATCCGTCTTGTTTCAGAGATTCTTGAGTCAAACGGATCGAGTTCGATGGGGAGTGTCTGCGGAAGTACGCTGTCGCTTATGTGTGCCGGTGTTCCAATCAAGCGTCCTGTGTCCGGTGTCGCAATGGGACTCGTACGCGATGGGGATGACTACTCCATCCTGACAGATATTCAGGGGATGGAGGATGCACTCGGTGATATGGATTTCAAAGTTGCCGGGACAGCGAAAGGCATTACGGCAATTCAGATGGACATCAAGATTGCCGGGATTACGCGAGATATTCTCGCCTCGGCACTGGCGCAAGCAAAGCAGGGACGCGCATTCATCCTTGAGAAGATGCTTGCGTGCATTGATAAACCCGCTGCAGAGCTCTCGCCATATGCCCCGCGTGTAGAGGTCATCACCATTGACGTTGATAAAATACGCGATGTCATTGGAACGGGCGGCAAGGTTGTCCGCAAGATCATTGATGAAACGGGGGTGGATGTTGATATTCATGAGGATGGAAACATCTTCATTACGTCTCCGAATATGGAGGCCATGGATCGTGCCCGCAAAATGATCGAGGACATCGTGCGTGAAGTTGAGGTCGGAGAGGTCTATACGGGACGTGTCACGCGCTTCCTGAAGTTTGGTGCATTTGTCGAACTTCTTCCCGGCAAAGAGGGACTTTGTCACATTTCACAGCTCGCAAAACATCGCGTGGAGAATGTCGAGGATGTGGTGAAGATCGGTGACCAGCTTGAGGTCAAGGTCGTTGAGATTGATGATAAGGGGCGCATCAACGTCAGTCATAAGGCACTTCTCTGA
- the rpsO gene encoding 30S ribosomal protein S15 encodes MLTQEKKQEIIKAYAVHEGDTGSPEVQIAVLTARIQYLTEHLKEHKKDHHSRRGLLKMVGHRRRLLSYLYQTDIERYRSIITKLNLRK; translated from the coding sequence ATGCTCACACAGGAAAAGAAACAGGAAATCATCAAAGCATATGCAGTGCATGAGGGAGATACCGGGTCGCCGGAGGTTCAGATTGCTGTCCTGACCGCACGCATTCAGTATCTGACGGAACATTTGAAGGAACATAAGAAGGATCATCACTCACGCCGGGGGCTTCTGAAGATGGTTGGACATCGCCGGCGTCTTTTGAGTTATCTCTATCAGACGGATATTGAGCGTTATCGTTCGATCATCACGAAGCTCAATCTGCGTAAGTAA
- a CDS encoding bifunctional riboflavin kinase/FAD synthetase has translation MEKYKELADFSSKYPKIVIALGMFDGIHIGHQRIIRKAVAKAREINGTALVFSFANHPRSVIVPSTAPRRIGSDAIRFHVLRNLGVDALVEIPFTPDFAEISAADFIELLQCHFSPKYIVVGENYTFGRGGFGTPKLLQDNAASYRFSLIVCPSVMRGGAPVSSTRIRTCIANGEVSKVNEYLGYPFTINGIVIHGQKRGRRLGFPTANLALREEFEHLPNGVYAATVFYQDHLYYAASNVGNNPTFDACDRRLEVHIMGFSGDLYGAEIMVSFYKKIRNERHFPSAEALIQQIEKDKESVVCVLAENFHLQENISMVI, from the coding sequence ATGGAAAAATATAAAGAACTTGCTGATTTTTCATCAAAATATCCAAAAATCGTAATTGCACTCGGTATGTTTGATGGGATTCACATTGGGCATCAGAGAATCATACGGAAAGCCGTCGCAAAGGCGCGGGAAATCAACGGAACTGCACTTGTGTTTTCATTTGCGAATCACCCGCGTTCTGTTATTGTTCCAAGCACCGCTCCACGTCGAATCGGAAGCGACGCCATACGTTTTCATGTCCTGCGGAATCTCGGTGTGGATGCCCTGGTGGAAATTCCATTTACACCGGATTTTGCCGAAATAAGTGCAGCGGATTTTATTGAACTCTTACAATGTCATTTCTCGCCAAAATACATTGTCGTGGGGGAGAACTATACCTTTGGCCGAGGTGGTTTTGGAACGCCAAAACTTTTGCAGGACAACGCCGCATCATATCGTTTTTCTCTGATCGTGTGCCCTTCGGTTATGCGCGGCGGTGCGCCGGTAAGCAGCACACGAATTCGCACATGCATTGCAAATGGAGAGGTATCTAAAGTCAATGAATATCTCGGCTACCCGTTTACCATCAATGGCATTGTGATTCATGGACAGAAACGTGGACGCAGACTAGGATTTCCAACAGCCAATCTGGCATTACGCGAAGAATTTGAGCATCTGCCAAACGGAGTTTATGCTGCAACGGTATTTTATCAAGATCATCTTTATTATGCGGCATCAAATGTTGGGAACAATCCCACATTTGATGCCTGTGATCGGCGTCTGGAAGTTCATATCATGGGTTTTTCCGGGGATCTTTACGGGGCAGAAATCATGGTTTCTTTTTATAAAAAAATACGAAATGAGCGCCATTTCCCCTCTGCTGAAGCATTGATTCAGCAAATTGAGAAGGATAAGGAAAGCGTCGTATGTGTGCTCGCAGAAAATTTTCATTTACAAGAAAATATTTCTATGGTAATATGA
- a CDS encoding tRNA (cytidine(34)-2'-O)-methyltransferase, with the protein MHIVLVEPEIPGNTGNIARLCAGTGMELHLVRPLGFSTDDKHLKRAGLDYWHLVRVHYHDSFVEVQKQYDGCPFYFCTTKAAHIYSDMIYTSDTFLVFGKETAGLPESLLTANERYTIRIPMQDNARSLNLSNAVAVVAYEALRQNAFVDLRLAGSGCGGVHTI; encoded by the coding sequence ATGCACATTGTTTTGGTCGAACCGGAAATCCCGGGAAACACGGGAAATATTGCACGGCTGTGTGCCGGAACCGGTATGGAGCTCCATCTGGTTCGACCACTTGGATTCTCGACGGATGATAAGCATTTGAAACGAGCGGGACTAGACTATTGGCATCTTGTTAGAGTGCACTATCATGACAGTTTTGTTGAAGTTCAAAAGCAGTATGATGGGTGTCCTTTTTATTTCTGCACGACAAAAGCTGCACATATCTACTCGGATATGATCTATACGTCGGATACGTTTCTCGTATTTGGCAAGGAAACGGCAGGTCTGCCGGAATCTTTGCTGACTGCCAATGAACGTTATACCATTCGCATACCTATGCAGGATAACGCGCGGTCGTTGAACCTGTCCAACGCCGTTGCTGTTGTTGCATACGAGGCACTGCGTCAAAACGCTTTTGTTGACTTACGTCTTGCTGGGTCGGGCTGTGGGGGAGTGCATACCATATGA